One window from the genome of Micromonospora aurantiaca ATCC 27029 encodes:
- the thiC gene encoding phosphomethylpyrimidine synthase ThiC, which produces MQARRKVYVEGSRPDVRVPFAEVTLTGDNPPVRLYDTSGPGSDPEVGLPALRGQWIAERGDVAPVRGAGTPLAGVEGKRPTQLAYARAGIVTPEMEFVAVRESVAPEFVRDEIAAGRAVLPLNVNHPECEPAIIGKAFLVKVNANIGTSAVTSSVAEEVEKLTWATRWGADTVMDLSTGKRIHETREAIVRNAPVPIGTVPIYQALEKVGGDPVKLSWEVFRETVIEQAEQGVDYMTVHAGVLLPYVPLAVDRVTGIVSRGGSIMAAWCLAHHEENFLYTNFRELCSLLAKYDVTFSLGDGLRPGSIADANDEAQFAELRTLGELTKVAWEYDVQVMIEGPGHVPMHKIKENVDLQQEWCHEAPFYTLGPLTTDVAPAYDHITSAIGAAMIGMFGTAMLCYVTPKEHLGLPDRDDVKAGVIAYKIAAHAADLAKGHPGAQAWDDALSKARFEFRWEDQFNLALDPETARAYHDATLPAEPAKTAHFCSMCGPKFCSMKITQELKDYAARGMRGKSEEFVASGSRVYLPLA; this is translated from the coding sequence ATGCAGGCACGTCGCAAGGTGTACGTGGAAGGGTCACGCCCGGACGTCCGGGTGCCGTTCGCCGAGGTGACGCTGACCGGGGACAACCCGCCGGTACGGCTCTACGACACCTCCGGTCCCGGCTCCGACCCGGAGGTGGGGCTGCCCGCGCTGCGTGGTCAGTGGATCGCCGAGCGCGGCGACGTGGCCCCGGTACGCGGCGCCGGCACGCCGCTGGCGGGTGTGGAGGGGAAGCGGCCGACGCAGCTCGCGTACGCCCGGGCCGGGATCGTCACTCCGGAGATGGAGTTCGTGGCGGTCCGGGAGTCGGTGGCGCCGGAGTTCGTCCGGGACGAGATCGCGGCCGGGCGGGCCGTGCTGCCGCTCAACGTCAACCACCCCGAGTGCGAGCCGGCCATCATCGGCAAGGCGTTCCTGGTGAAGGTCAACGCCAACATCGGCACCTCGGCTGTCACCTCGTCGGTGGCCGAGGAGGTGGAGAAGCTGACCTGGGCCACCCGGTGGGGCGCGGACACCGTGATGGACCTGTCCACCGGCAAGCGCATCCACGAGACCCGCGAGGCGATCGTGCGGAACGCGCCGGTGCCGATCGGCACGGTGCCGATCTACCAGGCGCTGGAGAAGGTCGGCGGCGACCCGGTGAAGCTCAGCTGGGAGGTGTTCCGCGAGACCGTCATCGAGCAGGCGGAGCAGGGCGTCGACTACATGACCGTGCACGCCGGGGTACTGCTGCCGTACGTGCCGCTGGCGGTGGACCGGGTCACCGGCATCGTGTCGCGGGGCGGCTCGATCATGGCGGCCTGGTGCCTGGCGCACCACGAGGAGAACTTCCTCTACACGAACTTCCGGGAGCTGTGTTCGCTGCTCGCGAAGTACGACGTCACGTTCTCCCTCGGTGACGGCCTGCGCCCCGGTTCCATCGCGGACGCCAACGACGAGGCGCAGTTCGCCGAGCTGCGCACGCTCGGTGAGCTGACGAAGGTCGCCTGGGAGTACGACGTCCAGGTGATGATCGAAGGCCCCGGGCATGTGCCGATGCACAAGATCAAGGAGAACGTGGACCTCCAGCAGGAGTGGTGCCACGAGGCGCCGTTCTACACGCTCGGCCCGCTGACCACCGACGTCGCGCCCGCGTACGACCACATCACCTCCGCGATCGGCGCGGCGATGATCGGCATGTTCGGCACCGCGATGCTCTGCTACGTCACCCCGAAGGAGCACCTCGGGCTGCCCGACCGCGACGACGTGAAGGCGGGCGTGATCGCGTACAAGATCGCCGCGCACGCGGCCGACCTGGCCAAGGGGCACCCCGGCGCGCAGGCGTGGGACGACGCGCTGTCCAAGGCCCGGTTCGAGTTCCGCTGGGAGGACCAGTTCAACCTGGCGCTGGACCCGGAGACCGCGCGGGCGTACCACGACGCGACGCTGCCCGCCGAGCCCGCCAAGACGGCGCACTTCTGCTCGATGTGCGGGCCGAAGTTCTGCTCCATGAAGATCACGCAGGAGTTGAAGGACTACGCGGCGCGGGGCATGCGCGGCAAGTCGGAGGAGTTCGTCGCCTCCGGGTCACGGGTCTACCTGCCGCTGGCGTGA
- a CDS encoding cupin: MTELSADLELGPVGQEIVYENDRVRVWHIRLEPGERQPLHRHDHPYLVVAIQGAKNVVQTIDGTTIDADEPTGGVVYRDPGAVHMLTNVGDTTYLARLVELK; the protein is encoded by the coding sequence ATGACCGAACTCTCCGCCGACCTCGAACTCGGCCCGGTGGGCCAGGAGATCGTGTACGAGAACGACCGCGTACGCGTCTGGCACATCCGGCTGGAGCCGGGTGAGCGGCAGCCGCTGCACCGCCACGACCACCCGTACCTGGTGGTGGCGATCCAGGGCGCCAAGAACGTGGTGCAGACGATCGACGGCACCACCATCGACGCCGACGAGCCGACCGGCGGCGTGGTCTACCGCGACCCGGGCGCGGTGCACATGCTGACGAACGTCGGCGACACCACCTACCTCGCGCGCCTGGTCGAGCTGAAGTAG
- the thiD gene encoding bifunctional hydroxymethylpyrimidine kinase/phosphomethylpyrimidine kinase: MTPKTVLSIAGSDSGAGAGIQADLKTFAALGAYGTTVLTAVTAQSTRGVDAVLPLPPQTVRDQMDSVLGDFDVRAVKTGMLGTPAVADAVAEAARAGRLPHLVVDPVLVATSGHRLGVVEAVERLLPYAEVATPNCAEAAALTGGPVGTVEEMVAAAEALAARGPAFVVVTGGDVDADGESVDVLAGGGTTRLLRAPRVDTRHNHGTGCSFSAAVAVRLAAGDAVPVAVAAAKEYVTRALTGARTWELGAGRGPLDHFGWSA, encoded by the coding sequence GTGACGCCGAAAACAGTTCTCAGCATCGCCGGCTCCGACTCCGGAGCAGGAGCGGGCATCCAGGCCGACCTCAAGACGTTCGCCGCGCTCGGGGCGTACGGCACCACAGTGCTCACCGCCGTCACCGCGCAGAGCACCCGGGGCGTGGACGCCGTCCTGCCCCTGCCGCCGCAGACAGTGCGCGACCAGATGGACAGCGTCCTCGGCGACTTCGACGTGCGCGCCGTGAAGACCGGCATGCTCGGCACCCCGGCGGTCGCGGACGCGGTGGCCGAGGCGGCCCGGGCCGGGCGGCTGCCACACCTGGTCGTCGACCCGGTGCTGGTCGCCACGAGCGGGCACCGGCTCGGCGTGGTGGAGGCGGTCGAGCGGTTGCTGCCGTACGCGGAGGTGGCGACACCGAACTGCGCGGAGGCCGCGGCCCTCACCGGAGGCCCGGTGGGCACCGTCGAGGAGATGGTCGCGGCGGCGGAGGCGCTGGCGGCGCGCGGCCCGGCGTTCGTGGTGGTGACCGGCGGCGACGTGGACGCCGACGGCGAGTCGGTGGACGTGCTCGCCGGCGGCGGGACGACCCGCCTGCTGCGCGCGCCCCGGGTGGACACCCGGCACAACCACGGCACCGGCTGTTCGTTCTCGGCCGCCGTCGCGGTCCGGCTCGCCGCGGGCGACGCGGTGCCGGTCGCGGTGGCGGCCGCCAAGGAGTACGTCACCCGCGCGCTGACCGGCGCGCGGACCTGGGAGCTGGGCGCGGGACGCGGCCCGCTGGACCACTTCGGCTGGTCCGCATGA